One region of Hoeflea sp. 108 genomic DNA includes:
- a CDS encoding tripartite tricarboxylate transporter substrate binding protein, whose protein sequence is MKQFVLASIIAGALALPAFAADYKIMAPAAPGGGWDQTARSMQTALQDEKISSSVQVNNVPGAGGTIGLAQFVNQANGDAAQLIVGGYVMVGAILTNASPVTLEQVTPIARLTGEYEALVVPAASDIKDMAGLVAKLKADPGSVSWGGGSAGGTDHITAGLIAKAAGVDPTKVNYIAYSGGGEALAAILGGQVTVGISGYGEFAEQIKAGQLRILGISSDAKVEGVDAPTFKDAGIDVAIQNWRMVAAAPGISAEQKAAVLADVEKMVKSASWEKILADKGWANTYLAGDDFAAQLKKDTDATAAILKDIGLVK, encoded by the coding sequence ATGAAGCAGTTCGTATTGGCATCCATCATCGCAGGCGCGCTCGCCCTGCCGGCATTTGCAGCCGACTACAAGATCATGGCTCCGGCAGCGCCTGGCGGCGGCTGGGACCAGACCGCCCGTTCGATGCAGACCGCACTCCAGGACGAGAAGATCTCCAGCTCGGTTCAGGTCAACAACGTCCCGGGCGCCGGCGGCACCATCGGCCTCGCGCAGTTCGTCAACCAGGCCAATGGCGACGCAGCCCAGCTGATCGTCGGCGGCTACGTCATGGTCGGAGCGATCCTGACCAACGCCTCGCCTGTCACGCTCGAGCAGGTCACCCCGATTGCCCGTCTGACCGGCGAGTATGAAGCCCTGGTCGTTCCGGCCGCTTCCGACATCAAGGACATGGCTGGCCTCGTCGCCAAGCTGAAGGCTGATCCGGGTTCGGTCTCCTGGGGCGGCGGCTCGGCCGGCGGTACCGACCACATCACCGCTGGCCTGATCGCCAAGGCTGCCGGCGTCGACCCGACCAAGGTCAACTACATCGCCTATTCCGGCGGCGGTGAAGCGCTTGCTGCTATCCTCGGTGGCCAGGTGACTGTCGGCATTTCCGGCTACGGCGAGTTCGCCGAGCAGATCAAGGCTGGCCAGTTGCGCATCCTCGGCATCTCGTCCGACGCAAAGGTCGAAGGCGTCGACGCCCCGACCTTCAAGGATGCCGGCATCGACGTCGCCATCCAGAACTGGCGCATGGTCGCCGCTGCCCCCGGCATCTCGGCCGAGCAGAAGGCAGCCGTGCTCGCCGACGTCGAGAAGATGGTCAAGTCGGCTTCGTGGGAAAAGATCCTCGCCGACAAGGGTTGGGCCAACACCTACCTCGCCGGCGACGACTTCGCAGCCCAGCTCAAGAAGGATACCGACGCTACCGCCGCTATCCTGAAAGACATCGGCCTGGTGAAATGA
- a CDS encoding tripartite tricarboxylate transporter permease, which yields MDTFGLLAQGLLIALEPMNLLYALIGVTLGTAVGVLPGIGPALTVALLLPVTYKLDPAGSLIMFAGIYYGGMYGGSTTSILLNTPGESASIVTALEGNKMARAGRGGPALATAAIGSFVAGLIATIGLAFIAPTVVKMALSFGPAEYFALMILAFMTVSAAFGDSTLRGLTALFIGLALGLIGIDLQTGQARLAFGIPDLLDGVEVTTLAVALFAVGEALTVAASKGGESTIQAIKGSVWMTREDWRRSWKPWLRGTAVGFPIGAMPAGGAEIGTFLSYSMEKQLAEKPEEFGNGAIEGVAGPEAANNASAAGTLVPLLTLGLPTTATAAIMLAGFQQFGLQPGPLLFATNPQLVWGLIASLLVANLMLLVLNLPLIGVWVRLLTIPTPWLYAGILLFATLGTIGANSAVFQLNVGGLFTWPMSFELGMLLAFGLLGYGLRRFGYPIAPVVVGLILGPMAEQQLRRALAISQGDPSILVHSPIAIVLLLLAATAVLLPLYLRARGRGKVLAQLGANED from the coding sequence ATGGATACGTTCGGTCTGCTGGCGCAGGGATTGCTCATCGCTCTTGAGCCGATGAACTTGCTCTATGCGCTTATCGGCGTCACGCTCGGCACTGCCGTCGGCGTTCTTCCCGGCATCGGCCCGGCGCTCACTGTGGCGCTGCTCCTGCCGGTCACCTACAAGCTCGACCCTGCCGGATCGCTGATCATGTTCGCCGGCATCTATTATGGCGGTATGTATGGCGGTTCGACCACGTCGATCCTGCTCAATACACCAGGCGAAAGCGCGTCGATCGTCACGGCCCTCGAGGGCAACAAGATGGCCCGCGCCGGACGCGGCGGCCCGGCACTTGCGACCGCTGCCATCGGCTCCTTCGTTGCCGGCCTGATTGCCACCATCGGCCTTGCCTTCATTGCTCCGACTGTCGTCAAGATGGCGCTGTCTTTCGGCCCGGCCGAATATTTCGCGCTGATGATCCTGGCCTTCATGACCGTGTCGGCAGCCTTCGGCGACTCGACGCTGCGTGGCCTCACCGCACTGTTCATCGGCCTGGCGCTCGGCCTCATCGGCATCGATCTGCAGACCGGCCAGGCGCGCCTTGCCTTCGGCATCCCCGACCTGCTCGACGGCGTCGAGGTGACGACGCTGGCGGTTGCACTCTTTGCCGTCGGCGAAGCACTCACAGTCGCGGCAAGCAAAGGTGGCGAGTCGACCATTCAGGCGATCAAGGGGTCCGTGTGGATGACCCGCGAGGACTGGCGGCGGTCGTGGAAGCCGTGGCTGCGCGGAACCGCCGTGGGCTTCCCCATCGGCGCGATGCCGGCTGGTGGCGCCGAGATCGGCACCTTCTTGTCCTATTCGATGGAAAAGCAGCTTGCCGAGAAGCCGGAAGAGTTTGGCAATGGTGCGATCGAGGGGGTTGCCGGTCCGGAGGCTGCCAACAATGCATCGGCTGCCGGCACGCTGGTGCCGCTCCTGACGCTCGGCCTGCCGACCACGGCCACGGCCGCGATCATGCTGGCCGGCTTCCAGCAGTTCGGCTTGCAGCCCGGTCCGCTTCTATTTGCCACCAACCCACAGCTGGTCTGGGGCCTGATTGCCTCGCTGTTGGTCGCCAACCTGATGCTTCTGGTGCTCAACCTGCCGCTGATCGGTGTGTGGGTGCGACTGCTGACCATTCCGACGCCGTGGCTTTATGCCGGCATCCTGCTGTTTGCGACGCTTGGTACCATTGGCGCCAATTCGGCCGTCTTTCAGCTCAACGTTGGAGGCCTGTTCACCTGGCCGATGTCGTTCGAACTCGGCATGCTGCTGGCATTCGGCTTGCTCGGTTATGGCCTGCGCCGCTTCGGCTATCCGATTGCGCCCGTGGTCGTTGGTCTCATCCTTGGGCCGATGGCCGAGCAGCAGCTTCGCCGCGCGCTCGCCATCAGCCAGGGCGACCCGTCGATTCTGGTGCATTCGCCGATCGCGATCGTGCTGCTGCTGCTGGCCGCAACTGCTGTGCTGCTGCCGCTCTATCTCAGGGCGCGCGGCCGCGGAAAGGTGCTGGCCCAACTCGGCGCCAACGAAGACTGA
- a CDS encoding tripartite tricarboxylate transporter TctB family protein, giving the protein MSRDTQQNDKRRPDRAALVIAALLMVVAVVIAWSTASHAPGGSYARVGPTTFPYVIAVAFFGLSIWTAFEAMRGDFPEREHQELSPILWIVGGLAAQMLLLKYAGFSFATGLLFACTARAFGRGPLWKTIPIGIALSFVIYIIFAKGLQLSLPAGPLEHLLF; this is encoded by the coding sequence ATGAGCCGGGATACCCAGCAAAACGACAAGCGCCGCCCGGATCGGGCGGCGCTTGTCATCGCCGCCCTGCTGATGGTGGTCGCTGTCGTGATCGCCTGGAGCACGGCAAGCCACGCCCCCGGCGGAAGCTACGCCCGCGTCGGGCCGACGACCTTCCCCTATGTGATCGCAGTCGCCTTCTTCGGCCTGTCGATCTGGACCGCGTTCGAAGCGATGCGCGGTGACTTCCCCGAGCGCGAGCACCAGGAACTCAGCCCGATCCTCTGGATCGTCGGCGGCCTCGCTGCCCAGATGCTGCTCCTGAAGTACGCCGGGTTCTCGTTTGCCACCGGGCTGCTCTTCGCTTGCACCGCGCGCGCATTCGGCCGCGGCCCGCTGTGGAAGACGATCCCGATCGGCATCGCGCTGTCCTTCGTCATCTACATCATCTTCGCCAAGGGTCTGCAGCTCTCGCTGCCCGCCGGCCCGCTCGAACACCTGCTGTTCTGA